One window of the Verrucomicrobiota bacterium genome contains the following:
- a CDS encoding addiction module protein: protein MALTNLTIAEEALSLPPEQRVDLAQLLIESLADDPRSDTEIKDELACRLEALRSGEDAGLNFQQVFGTSA from the coding sequence ATGGCACTGACAAATCTCACCATTGCAGAAGAAGCCCTCTCCCTGCCGCCAGAGCAGCGCGTGGATCTCGCTCAGTTGTTGATCGAAAGCTTGGCCGACGATCCGCGATCCGACACGGAGATCAAAGACGAACTTGCCTGTCGCCTTGAAGCCTTACGATCGGGCGAAGATGCCGGATTGAACTTCCAGCAAGTCTTTGGCACTTCGGCGTGA
- a CDS encoding penicillin acylase family protein, with translation MAILPIEPAKSPLGFGSGAFGIAGRYKCGRGLCSLHESVDGGRQSQGDCVLQPRVARNELPGYAAAEDRGFQMHYVRRLMQGRLAETLGVVSKRGRMKHASFCMACWCSSTALPAMVSRAVNTARRSGNFP, from the coding sequence CTGGCAATTCTGCCCATTGAACCGGCCAAATCGCCGCTAGGTTTTGGCTCTGGCGCTTTCGGAATCGCCGGCCGCTACAAATGCGGCAGAGGACTCTGCTCCTTACACGAATCTGTGGACGGCGGTCGCCAATCCCAAGGGGATTGCGTCCTCCAGCCCAGGGTTGCGAGGAACGAGCTACCCGGCTACGCCGCGGCGGAGGATCGCGGATTCCAGATGCACTACGTCCGCCGGCTCATGCAAGGCCGCCTCGCGGAAACCCTGGGCGTCGTCTCGAAGCGCGGCCGGATGAAACACGCTTCATTTTGTATGGCTTGCTGGTGCAGCAGCACCGCCCTACCGGCGATGGTTTCAAGGGCCGTGAACACGGCTCGGAGGTCGGGAAACTTCCCATGA
- the bamD gene encoding outer membrane protein assembly factor BamD, with product MKRWIVRLAIFVLCWFALPREAPAPLVYRAGEGWTYEPIGGGKWTRTRAKDQLEVAQTAFDQKDYSLALKAARRTVRVWPLSDYAPQAQYLVGRGYEAKRQDERAFREYQKVLEKYPKIPNYDEILHRQYEIANRYLGGQWFKLWGHIPFFPSMEKTSAMYEKVIRNGPYSEVAAQAQMSIGTAREKQSDYPLAVKAYERAADKYHDQKNVGADALYKAGLAYRKQAKAAEYDQSVAGQAIATFTDFMTLHPGDPRVPEAQKIVQELKTEQARGSVEIARFYEKKKLWQGALVYYNEAVSKDPNSSYAQEAKRRIEEINKRFVKRTAQH from the coding sequence ATGAAACGCTGGATTGTTCGTCTCGCTATTTTTGTCCTCTGCTGGTTCGCGTTGCCGCGCGAAGCGCCCGCTCCGCTGGTTTATCGCGCCGGTGAAGGCTGGACCTACGAGCCGATTGGCGGCGGAAAATGGACTCGCACCCGCGCCAAGGACCAACTGGAGGTCGCCCAGACCGCGTTCGATCAAAAGGACTACAGCCTGGCCTTGAAGGCGGCGCGCCGCACGGTCCGCGTCTGGCCGCTTTCGGATTACGCCCCCCAGGCGCAGTATCTGGTGGGCCGAGGTTACGAGGCGAAGCGCCAGGACGAACGCGCGTTCAGGGAATACCAAAAGGTTCTGGAGAAATATCCCAAAATCCCGAACTACGACGAAATCCTCCACCGCCAGTATGAAATCGCCAACCGTTACCTGGGCGGGCAGTGGTTCAAGTTGTGGGGACACATCCCGTTCTTCCCCTCAATGGAAAAGACGTCGGCGATGTACGAAAAGGTCATCCGCAACGGCCCTTACAGCGAAGTGGCGGCGCAGGCCCAAATGAGCATCGGCACGGCGCGGGAAAAGCAGTCGGACTATCCCCTGGCGGTTAAAGCTTACGAACGCGCGGCGGACAAGTATCACGACCAGAAAAACGTGGGCGCCGACGCGCTTTACAAAGCAGGTCTGGCCTACCGCAAACAGGCGAAAGCGGCCGAGTACGACCAGAGCGTGGCCGGGCAAGCCATCGCCACATTTACGGATTTCATGACGCTTCACCCCGGTGATCCGCGCGTGCCGGAAGCGCAGAAGATTGTTCAGGAACTCAAGACCGAGCAAGCGCGCGGGAGTGTCGAAATCGCGCGTTTCTACGAAAAGAAGAAGCTCTGGCAAGGCGCGCTCGTCTATTACAACGAAGCCGTCAGCAAAGATCCCAATTCCTCTTACGCCCAGGAAGCCAAACGCCGCATCGAAGAGATCAACAAGCGGTTCGTGAAACGGACAGCTCAGCATTGA